The following DNA comes from Leptospiraceae bacterium.
AGCTGATTATATCCCTATTTTTCTTTCGGAGATTGCGAAATTGGTTCGATCTGGTGCATGGGAAATTGATGTAGCACTAATACATGTATCACCTCCGGATCGATATGGTTTTATGAGCTATGGCGTAGAAACTTCTATCACAAAACCCTGTGCTGAAGCAGCTAAACTTGTAATTGCTCAAGTAAACCGAAAAATGCCTCGTGCTTTGGGAGATTCTTTTATCCATATTAGTGAAGTTGATTATTTTGTTGAAGCTGATGATGATTTGTTTGAGCTTAAAAATGATGAGTTCACAGTAGTAGAAAAACAAATAGCTGAAAATGTAGCAAAACTCGTAGAAAATGGAGCAACCCTTCAATTAGGGATTGGGGGTATTCCCAACGCCGTTTTAAAAGCTCTCGAAAATCACGTAGATTTAGGCATACATACGGAGATGTTTTCAGATGGCATCCTACCTCTTTTGGAAGGAGGGGTCATTACGAATCAAAAAAAGGGACTTCATCGAGGAAAAGTGATTGCAGGCTTTTGCATCGGAAGTCGTGAACTTTACAATTATATTGATAACAATCCTATTTTTGAATTCCACCCAAACCATTATACAAATGATCCTTACTTGATTGCTCAAAACAATAAAATGACTGCCATTAACTCAGCAATTGAAGTTGATTTAACAGGACAAGTGTGCGCCGATTCTATCGGAGAGAACATCTATAGCGGTATTGGTGGTCAAGTTGACTTTATCCGTGGTGCTGCCAGATGTCCTACGGGTAAACCTATCATCGCTCTTCCCTCCACGGCAAAAAATGGAACAGTTTCAAGAATCGTTCCAACTTTATCAAAAGGTGCGGGAGTTGTTACAAGCAGGGGAGACGTCCACTGGGTGGTTACAGAATATGGAGCTGTGAATTTGTTTGGAAAGAATTTACGACAAAGGGCAGAACTCTTGATAAGTATTGCCCATCCTGATTTTCGCAGCTGGCTCAGAAAAGAATCTAAGTGGATCGAAAAGAATTTGTGAGTCAAACTGATAACCACTAATATGCCTTGGGATTGGAAACGAAACCAACCTTATGGCGTTTATAAAAAAATATTACTTCCACCAGAGAAACTACAAGAAGAACTCCATTTTCTACGCCCTCATCTTTTACTTTTAAGAGATCACTACTATCGAAAATCAAAATCTCCGGAACAGATTGCGTATGAATTTTTTTTGTTGTACTACACTCAAAGAAATAAGGGGAAGCGTCTATTCAACACGAAAAACCCACCTTTGGAAAAAATGGATCAATCCCTTGTGTTTCTTAACGCTGTTCGACTCTTTCGTATTCCTGATACAATTCGACTCACCCTCATTCATTGGCTATCCCACAAGTGGAAAATCCAACTTTTGGATTACAATCCATCTTCTTATGAAATGTTAAAATTTCAAGCCAACGGAGTTCGAATTGTCACGATTGACTGGGAACATGCTCTGAGCGGAAAGTATGTTTTTGGCATTCGAGATGCTTTCGAGCATTTTT
Coding sequences within:
- a CDS encoding 4-hydroxybutyrate CoA-transferase — translated: MKKWEEYYQSRLVSADEAISHIKSNQRIFLTGNAAIPKTLLEALLKIAHTLENVELNHLLTFGEDYFSKYPGIRHNAWFIGPSIRKAVNEGKADYIPIFLSEIAKLVRSGAWEIDVALIHVSPPDRYGFMSYGVETSITKPCAEAAKLVIAQVNRKMPRALGDSFIHISEVDYFVEADDDLFELKNDEFTVVEKQIAENVAKLVENGATLQLGIGGIPNAVLKALENHVDLGIHTEMFSDGILPLLEGGVITNQKKGLHRGKVIAGFCIGSRELYNYIDNNPIFEFHPNHYTNDPYLIAQNNKMTAINSAIEVDLTGQVCADSIGENIYSGIGGQVDFIRGAARCPTGKPIIALPSTAKNGTVSRIVPTLSKGAGVVTSRGDVHWVVTEYGAVNLFGKNLRQRAELLISIAHPDFRSWLRKESKWIEKNL